Within Ktedonobacterales bacterium, the genomic segment AGCAGCGCGGCCAGCGTGAAGTGCCCGCCGAGCGGCCAGGCGAGGAGCCGGATGAGCAGGGGGTAGAGGGGGAAGAAAGCGCCCAGTCCTTGATCGGTGTAGCCCTGCTGAGCGATGTGCAGGAAGAAGGCGCTGTCGAACCGCGCCCAGGAGGCGGCGAAGCCGCTGCTCCAGTCGGCCAGCGGCGGCGCGTCAGATGGCGTTGGCTGGCTGCCAGGAATGCCAGCCAGCCAGAGATGCAGCGTGGTGAGCGCCAGATAGAAGGCCAACGCCAGTAGAAAGACCAGGGAGGGAAAACTGCTCAGCAAGACGCCTGCGCGCGATTGCCGCAGGCGTTGGAGCCAGGTAGGAGAAACGAGGCCGCCGCCCTGCTCATGCAGGACAGCAGGCGCAGTCGTTGTTCGATCTTCAGAAACGGTGGTCAGGTGTTCCATGCAGCCGGCCAATAATCCTTCTCTCAACTTCCCCTTGCTAAAAACGAGACTGGCGCGTGGCCGGTCACAGGGAACGCGCTGCTTCAGGGGTTGAGGGAGAGCAGACTGTTATCAATGCTGGCAATGGTGGGGCGGCCCGCCAGCAGCATCACCTCTTCCAGTTCATGGCGCAGCATCTCAAGCACGCGCTGCACCCCATCGGCTCCATCGAGGGCCAGACCCCAGAGGATGGGGCGGCCAATCAAGACGGCTCGCGCGCCCAATGCCAGGGCTTTCAGCACATCGGTCCCCCGGCGCACACCGCCATCCAGATAGACTTCGGCGCGCCCATCTGCCGCTTCAACCACTTCCGGCAGCGCCCGAATGGCTGCGATGGCGGTATCAAGCTGACGCCCGCCGTGGTTGGAAACGACGATGCCATCCGCGCCATATTCCACCGCCAGCCGCGCATCCTCGGCGGTGAGAATGCCCTTGACGAGAATGGGCATCTCTGCGATGGACCGGAACCAGGCGACATCCTTCCAGGCGAGGGTGAGGTCCATCATCCTGGCAACGTAGGTAGGCAGCGCGGAGCCGCTGTCCTGCCGGGGCATCATAGACATCTCCGGGCCGGAAAAGTTGGCAAGCTGGACCTCTGGCGGCAGCGCAAAGTGGTTGCGCACATCGCGTTCGCGTCGGCCAGAATGCGGCGCGTCTACCGTCAGGCAGAGCGCCTGGTAGCCAGCGGCTTTAGCGCGCTGCACCAGGGCGCGCGTGATCTCGCGGTCCTTGTTGACATAAAGCTGGAACCAGAGCGGGCCGCTGGCGGCGGCGGCCACGTCTTCCAGCGTGGTTGTGGCGAGCGTACTGACGGCCATAAGCGTTTCTGCCGCGCCCGCGCCGCGCACCGTGGCAAGCTCCCCTTCGGGATGGCCCAAGCGGTGCATCGCTGTCGGCGCAACCAGGATGGGCGCGGCTACCCGCTGGCCCAGCACCGTTGTGCTGGTATCTATGGCGCTGACATCCACCAGCATGCGCGGGCGCAGGGCAATGCGCTCGAACACGGCGCGGTTTTCGCGCAGGGTTACTTCGTCCTCGGCCCCGCCCGCGTAGTAATCGTAAACCATACCTGGCATGCGCTGCTGTGCCAGTGTCTCAAGTTCCAACAGGTTCACCCATTCTGCCATTGATCGCTTGCCTCCAAAAATCACTAGTATGACTGGCGTGTCGCGTGGATCACGATGAAGCTAGGTACAGAGACATCTCTTTCGTTGCCGATCTGCTGCGCTAATTCCTGGCTAAGCTGCGGTTCCACCATCTGGCGGAGCACGCAGCCCTCTTGAATCACCAGATTGATATAGCTGCTCAGTGGGCGATGAAAGAGGTAGCCGAAGGTCTGTGGCCTCACGTACTCGTGCAGATACTCGCGCACTTCGACATAGCCCTTACGCAGCCATTCGGCCCCTGGCTCCTCGAAGCAGGGATGAAGCAGGGAGAAGATGAAATCTCCCCCTCCCTTGAGGGCATGGATGCAGTTTCGTATAGCCGCTTTGTAGTCAGCAATGTCCATCAAGACCATATTCGCAATGACCACATCAAAGGAGTTTTCCAGGTCGGTGCAGGTGGAGAGATCGGCCTGAACGTAGGTAACGCCCCGTCGCTCGGCTTCCTCACGCTGAAGCGCGTAGCGATACAAGCCCTCGGCTGG encodes:
- a CDS encoding class I SAM-dependent methyltransferase gives rise to the protein MPDISNSEAIRSWATYDQAETFGEEGDFARQHLLNPVIFALLGDVTDKRILDAGCGQGYLCRLLAQKGASVTGIEPAEGLYRYALQREEAERRGVTYVQADLSTCTDLENSFDVVIANMVLMDIADYKAAIRNCIHALKGGGDFIFSLLHPCFEEPGAEWLRKGYVEVREYLHEYVRPQTFGYLFHRPLSSYINLVIQEGCVLRQMVEPQLSQELAQQIGNERDVSVPSFIVIHATRQSY
- a CDS encoding alpha-hydroxy acid oxidase — its product is MAEWVNLLELETLAQQRMPGMVYDYYAGGAEDEVTLRENRAVFERIALRPRMLVDVSAIDTSTTVLGQRVAAPILVAPTAMHRLGHPEGELATVRGAGAAETLMAVSTLATTTLEDVAAAASGPLWFQLYVNKDREITRALVQRAKAAGYQALCLTVDAPHSGRRERDVRNHFALPPEVQLANFSGPEMSMMPRQDSGSALPTYVARMMDLTLAWKDVAWFRSIAEMPILVKGILTAEDARLAVEYGADGIVVSNHGGRQLDTAIAAIRALPEVVEAADGRAEVYLDGGVRRGTDVLKALALGARAVLIGRPILWGLALDGADGVQRVLEMLRHELEEVMLLAGRPTIASIDNSLLSLNP
- a CDS encoding mannosyltransferase family protein, with protein sequence MEHLTTVSEDRTTTAPAVLHEQGGGLVSPTWLQRLRQSRAGVLLSSFPSLVFLLALAFYLALTTLHLWLAGIPGSQPTPSDAPPLADWSSGFAASWARFDSAFFLHIAQQGYTDQGLGAFFPLYPLLIRLLAWPLGGHFTLAALLVSWLGAWGSYLWFFRLAQREYGEPVARFALLCLVCSPVSFFSFAPYSESLFLLLSLGAIERARAGRLWQASGLAALGMLTRPTGILLLLPLAWE